In Myripristis murdjan chromosome 23, fMyrMur1.1, whole genome shotgun sequence, the DNA window GTACCATCCATTAGAGACCTATAATTTCTAGGTAATTAGAGGCACTCTAAAGCAATTGTTCATGTTTCTTTCTCAACAGTTCATcagcaaaactgtgtgtgtatagcaACTGTACCATGACTTGTTTGTTGGAGCTTTCTGTTGACCAGGAACCAGGAACTGAGAACTGGCTGTACAGGTCTATTGTAAGATCCAGCTCCATTCCACAGTAAATGTAGGTCTCTTTCCGACCACGCCttaaacacaaatgcatacacacagaaacttcTGGAACTGAGATTCAGGCTCTGCAGGTCAAGACTGAGCAATGAAGTAGATATCAAAGATTTAGAAAGTGTCTTTCAGAAGCCCCAGTTTCCTCAGTGCTTCCCGGCGTGACTCGTCTGTGGCTCCCCGTCCAGAAAATTGCACGGTGATGCCCTGGGGACGAAACGCTGCCTGTTTGGAAGTGGACCTCCGTCTTGGTTCAGGAGACTGGTGCCGTGCCACTACTTTCTGTGGGCTGTGAGAGCTGTGGTGGCGGCGGATAGGTTTGGGGGCCAGGGCTGGGGCTGGAGCTTTGGAAGTCCTTGCTGGGCTGGCTGAGGAAGGGAGAGTCGCGCTGGTGGAGGGAGTTATGGTTCGGGTTTTCCCTCCATAACTGTTGAGCTCGTAGGGTAGCATTTCTGATTTGGCAGGGGATGGCATCGTTCTGCACTTGTCAATGTGAGAGCTGAGGATGTCTGGGAGGTCGTTCCTGGACATGAGTGGAGAGACACCAGCCATGACTTTTGTCTTTCCTCCATAGCTGTTGAATTCACTGGGGTTAGCCAGTGTGGGTGGGAGTGTTTTGCTATCAAGGCTGCCTGAAGAAACCACAGGTTCTTTCCTGGAGGAAGCAGAAGGGTTCACCACAATGGTTTTCCCTCCATAGCTATTAAAGTCCAAAGAGGTAAcctcaggaggaggagagagttgTGGCTTGCTTTCAAAGGGAGGTGGATAGTAGCTGCTTTGTGTGACTGTTGCCGGTGGCGAGGGGCTTGCCCGAAGGGTTTTATCTCCAGCGCTGCTGAGGGAGTCTGTCAGCACATTCTCTGGTTTCCTGTCAGCATGAGTTTGGCTCTGGGTTGGATTGGGAATATTGGCCAAAGGAGGTTTGATGCTGGGTTCTGTATCTGTGTGAGGAGGTGGGGTGGTGCTCTTAGGTGTAATAAGGAGAGACACACCCCCAGACATAGCACGGTTCCTGGTCAGGCCCAACTTAGACAGCGCCTCCTTCCTGGATTTGTCTGGTGTAGGATCCCTGAAGGAAATACTGCGAGTGGGAATGTTTCGAGTCTTTTGTTCTAAGACCTGCTCGCAGTTTACCTGCTCCAGAGGATGCGACGTCCCTGATAAGTTAGCCAGCATCTGTGCCCGCCTCTCCTGGATGTTCACATTAGCTAGCGACTGGTTATGGTGCTCCTTGTTGCCAAGCATCACGCTGATGTTAGAAGGGAAGCGGGTGGGCTTAGCAGAGGTAGGAGGGCCCTGTTTGGCTGGATGATCAAAGCTGTAGCTTGGTGGCTTGTCAGACTCTAGGCTCCTACGGCGGAGAAGAATAGAGGGATGGACACTGGCGGGTCCACTTGCTTGGTTCTCAGCTATCTTCTGGGCAATCAAGACTGGAGTGGGGATACAGCCTGGGGGATGGTAGGCAAACTGGCTATCTGGAGGTCCATGGCTGCTGACAGGTAGGGGAGCATCATACTCCAAAGGTAAGCTGTCCACTGGATCACGCCTTGGCTTTATCTCAAAGTGGCTGTCAGGACTCACCACCATGCTCTGGAAATCTAGGATGGACACATGTCAAAGAATATGCTTCAATACCTACTGCCCTTGTTTTGACTGAGATAGAATTATGAACAACATCTTGTTAAAACTGCATTAGGCAACTTTGCATATTGAGGACTTCAAATGACAGTGAGAGGTGACCATTTTAAAGATTTGAACTTCAATACTACAACAGCCGTGATGCAGTGATGGCAGTGACTTGCACATGCATGTTAACGAAGCTGGCTACTCTGTGATGGTTTATACCAAAAATACTGACTGTATGACAGAGGGTGGTTACGAGACTATATTTTGTGCCTAAGATTCAATTGATTGCCTCCTGCAGGTGGAGAAGTGTGGGTAACAGAATTTCATCTTGGGACAACAGAATAATATCACAGGGTGTCGTGGGGGAAGGATGCTGTTTCCACTTTAGGCCTAGCCTGTATCGAATTATCCTGATATTGGACAGCAGAACAGGATATACTCCTGTTCCTCATGACTCAAGACTACAGGTTCTCGTGTTCCCGTCAGGCCTGGACCTGCTCTCATTCCCATGGGTAGATTTGATTGGAATCTGCGTGAGATGCCTGATTGGCCGGTCGACAAATTCTCTTACTTCGAGAAGTAAACATGGAAGACG includes these proteins:
- the proser2 gene encoding proline and serine-rich protein 2, with the translated sequence MSKGQLTTDPVTMSIHLQANPQLHFGVNGGASQNSRSSEDETLQFLSQEEQECILFFEETIDSLEESLEEEERKQELVKPPVSSSPIEEVDGLPTLPSAPSPNPGLMSSLVNRPPSPKDQDIIDLVRPGPDLVQTNEPLFNPTMPDFQSMVVSPDSHFEIKPRRDPVDSLPLEYDAPLPVSSHGPPDSQFAYHPPGCIPTPVLIAQKIAENQASGPASVHPSILLRRRSLESDKPPSYSFDHPAKQGPPTSAKPTRFPSNISVMLGNKEHHNQSLANVNIQERRAQMLANLSGTSHPLEQVNCEQVLEQKTRNIPTRSISFRDPTPDKSRKEALSKLGLTRNRAMSGGVSLLITPKSTTPPPHTDTEPSIKPPLANIPNPTQSQTHADRKPENVLTDSLSSAGDKTLRASPSPPATVTQSSYYPPPFESKPQLSPPPEVTSLDFNSYGGKTIVVNPSASSRKEPVVSSGSLDSKTLPPTLANPSEFNSYGGKTKVMAGVSPLMSRNDLPDILSSHIDKCRTMPSPAKSEMLPYELNSYGGKTRTITPSTSATLPSSASPARTSKAPAPALAPKPIRRHHSSHSPQKVVARHQSPEPRRRSTSKQAAFRPQGITVQFSGRGATDESRREALRKLGLLKDTF